The DNA sequence GCCTTGCTCAACCAGCAGTTTACCGGCGCCAACGGCCAGCTGGCGGCCTTCCCGATCACCAATGTCTCGGGCCAGGTGGCCGCCAACGCCGAAACCCTGCAGGCTTCGCTCAACAATCTCGCCATCCGCTATCGCACCACATCGGTCTTCGGCCTGCTGAGCTATGATTTCGCCGATTGGCTGAAGGTGTCGGTGCAGGGCAATTACGGCACCACCTTCTCGCGCAACAATTCGGTGCCGTTCATCCGCATCGGCGCGCAGGCACCACTGATCCGGGTCGACAACCCCTATCTGCCCGATGCGGTCGGGTCGCAGATGGTGGCATCGGGGCTGACCGGGATCAACGTCGGCACCACCAACATCAACAACGCCACCGCCGACACCCTGTCCTACGACAATTTTGTCACCAACAGCGTCGGCGTGCCGGTGGCAACAACCGACCGGACGCTGAAGCGCGGTGTCATCAGCCTCGATGGCGATCTCGGCAGCGGCTGGTCGTACAACGCCTATTTCCAGCGCGGCGAAGTCACCGTTTTCCAGCAGACGGAATCGAACGCCATCGTCGGCAATTTCAACAAGGCGGTCGACGCGGTGCGCAATTCGGCAGGGCAGATCGTCTGCCGTGTAAACGCCGATGCCAATGCCGCCAACGACGACCCGGCGTGCGCACCGCTCAACATCCTGGGCACCGGCGTCGCATCGCAAGCCGCGATCCGCTACATCAACGTCGCGCCGGGGCAGAATTTCCAGCGCCAGGTGCTCGCGCAGAATGTCGGCGCCGTGTCGCTGCAGGGGACTTTGCCCTTCGGCCTGCCGGCCGGCAACATCGCGCTGGCGGTCGGGGCGGAGGCGCGCAGCGAAAAGGGCACGATCACCAACGATCCGGGCGCCCAGGCCCGCCTCTATTCGGTCGCCAATTTCCCGTCCTTCGCCGGCCGCTACAACGTCAAGGAAGCCTTTGCCGAAGTCGATGTGCCGCTGATCAAGGACAGCTTCATCGACGCGCTCAACTTCAACGGCGCCATCCGGGTCACCGATTATTCGACCAGCGGATCGGTGACGACATGGAAACTGGGCGGCACCGCCGACATCAACGAGGCGATCCGTATTCGCGGCACCGTTTCGCGCGATATCCGGGCGCCGAACCTCAACGAGTTGTTCAGCACCGGCCTTTCGACGTTGAGCTCGGCGATCTCGCCCGGCACCGGCACCAATGTGTCGATCTTCACCTTCGCGTCGGGCAATGCCGATCTGCAACCCGAAGTGGCCCGGACCTATTCCGCCGGCGTCGTGCTGCGCCCGGCGTCGCGGTTCAACATCTCGGTCGATTACTACAACATCAACCTCAGCGGCGCGATCGTCAGCGTCGGTTCCAACGAGGTCCTGTCGCGTTGCAACGCCGGGGAGACGATCTTCTGCAGCCAGCTGGTCTTTGCCGGGCCCATCGGTTCCAACGGCCAGCCGCTGCTCAGCCAGATCAACACCTTTCCGGAAAACATCGCCAGCCTGAAAACCTCCGGCATCGATTACCAGGCCGATTATACGATGCCGCTGTTTGCCGGCAGCCTGCAGATGCGGCTGCTCGGCAACTATATCCTCCAGTTGCGCCAGGAACAGCTGGGCAACACCTATGTCCTCGATGGGGCCATCGGGCCGGACAACCCGGGCGGCACCGGCTTTCCCAAGGCGCGCGCCACCTTCAGCGCCACCTATAACCAGGACGGGCTGTCGGCGACGGCGCAGACGCGCTTCATCGGTGCTGCCAGGCTGGTGTCGAACTGGACGGCGAAGGACGTCGACAACAATCGGGTGCCGCCGATCGCCTATGTCGACCTGCGCGGTTCGTACCAGATCAACGACACCATCCAGGTCTTCGCCACCGTCGACAATCTGCTCAACCAGGCCCCGCCGAATGTCGCGGCTTCGCCGACCCAGGGGCAGACATCCTATTACTTTACCCCGATTTCGGGCATCATCTACGACGCGCTAGGTCGGCAATACCGCGGTGGGGTCCGCGTAAAATTCTGATCGGCCGGCGCCAAAAAAGGGGAGAGACCATGATCGAGACCACGCGCAGGGACGCGCTCGGATTGTTTGGCGGCCTGGCCGCCGCCGGACTGATGGGGGCCAACGCCGTACAGGCCGCGCCCAAACTCGGCAGCGCCAAAAAGACGCTTTATTGGGTGGCGTCGGTGACGCCCTGCAACAGGAGGGGCGATTTCGACCCCGGCGCCATGGCCGACATCATGGCGTGGCACAAGAAATGCGGCGCCGATGGCGTCGTCGTCCTCGGCACCTCGGGCGAATTTCCGTCCTTCTCGCTGAAGGAACGCCGCTTCATTGCCGAAACCGTGCTCAAGCATCGCAACGGCATGAACATCATCGTCGGCCCCGGCACCACCAACATCATCGAAACGACGGAGCTTGCCAGGCACGCGCAGGACAACGGCGCCGACGGCCTGCTCGTCATCCCGCCCTTCTACTTCAACGAACCGCCGCTCGAAGGGCTGACCGACTATTACAAGCGCCTGTTCGACGCCGTGTCGATCCCGATCAACCTCTACCACATCCCCGGCACCAGCGAGGTTTCGATCACCATCGATCTGCTCAACAATCTGAAAGGCTATAACAACCTCGCCGGCATCAAGGATTCCTCGGGGTCACCCGAAGGCTATGCCAGGTTCGTTGCCGCCTTTCCCGAGCTCAACATGCGGTGCGGAACCAACAACAATCTCGAAGTCGCCCTCAACAACGGCATGGGCACGATCCTTGCCGACGGCAACCAGTTCAGCGCGAAATGCGCCAATATCTTCAAGGCGTTTCATGCCGGCGGCGACTGGAAGGCGGAACTGGCCAAATTGCGGACGGCGCAGCGCACGATGCGCGACGCCAATCTGGGCGCGAACACCTATGCGACGATGAAGTTCATCCTGTCGCAGGAAATGGGCGGACCGGAAATGTTCACCCGCACGCCGATGCCCCAATTGACCGATGCCCAGCGCGCCTCGCTCAAGGCGGCGCTCGCCAAGGTCAACGCAATGGGATGACGACGGGCTGCGACCCTGCCGACCATTGCCGCAAATGATGTCCAGAGGGACTTTCCGAGATGATGCAGACACGCAATTTTCTGGTGCTGGCAGCGCTGCCGGCGTTGCTGGCAGGGACCAGTGCGCTCGCCCAGCTCAACGGCACCGCCGTCGTGCGCAAGACCGGTGCCAACACCGTCAACTGGCCGACCTACAACGCCGATCTGGCCGGCAGCCGCTATCTGCCGCTCGACCAGGTCAACGCCGACAATTTCAAGGACCTGGAAATCGCCTGGCGGTTCAAGACCGACATGTTCGGCAGCCGGCCGGAATATAAGCTGGAGGGCACGCCGCTCGCCGTCGACGGGATTGTCTACGCCACTGCCGGCACCCGCCGCGCCGTCGTGGCGCTGAACGCCGTCACCGGCGAACTCCTGTGGTCGTTCAGCCTGCATGAAGGCAAGCGCAGCGCCGAAAGCCCGCGCGCGCTGTCAGGGCGCGGGCTGTCCTACTGGAGCGACGGCAACAAGCGCCGGATCCTCTACACCACCATCGGCTATCGTCTTGTCAGCCTCGACGCCGATACCGGCCAGCCGGACCCCGAATTCGGGGAGAACGGCATCGTCGACCTGAAGAAGAACTGGGACCAGGAGATCAAGGACCTGGAAACCGGTGAAGCCGGTGTCCATTCGGCGCCCGCGATTTCGGGCAACACGATCATCATCGGCGCCGCCTTTCGCGAAGGTTTCACACCCGTCAACCACAACAACACAAAGGGTTATGTCCGCGCCTTCGACGTGCGCACCGGCAAGCGGCTGTGGACCTTCCACACCATCCCGAAGCCGGGCGAGTTCGGCTATGACACCTGGCTCAACAACAGCGCCGATGTTACCGGCAACGCCGGTGTTTGGACGCAGGTGTCGATCGATCCCGACCTCAACCTGGCCTATCTGAACGTCGAGTCCCCGACATCGGACTTTTTCGGCGGCCAGCGTCCGGGGCCCGGCCTGTTCGGCAACAGCCTTGTCGCGGTCGACCTGACCACCGGCCAGCGCAAATGGCATTATCAGCTGATCCACCACGAAATCTGGGATCTCGACAACAGCTCGGCACCGTTGCTGATGGACGTCACGGTGGGTGGCAAGCCGCGCAAGGTCGTCGGCGTGCCGTCGAAACAGGGCTTTTTCTACGTCTTCGATCGCGCCACCGGCAAACCGGTGTGGCCGATCAACGAAGTCAAGGTGATGCAGGGCAATGTGCCGGGCGAATGGTATTCGCCGACCCAGCCGATCCCGACCAGGCCTGTCGCCTATGCCCGCAACGGCTTCAGCGAAAACGACCTGATCGACTTCACCCCGGAACTGCGCGCCAAGGCCAGGGAGGTCGTCAAGCGCTACCAGCTCGGCGGCGTTTATACGCCGCCGATCGTCAGCACCAAGGACAAGCTCGGCGTCATCAACAATTGGGCACAGGGCGGCACCAACTGGCCGGGCGGGTCGTTTGATCCGGAAACCGGCGTCGCCTATGTCTATGCCTGTGGCGCCTGCATATCGTCCACCGGCCTGCAGCCGGGGCCCAGGGGGATGACCAATCTCGATTTCGTCGTCGGTGTCGACGGACAGCCGGTGTCGATGATCCGCGGGCCCGGCGAGGGTGCCGGCGCCGACAGCCCGGCGCCGCCGCCCGCTGCCGGCGGCGGCGCGAACATCCCGCGGCTCGCCGTCGACGGCCTGCCGCTGGTCAAGCCGCCCTATGGCGCGATCAATGCGATCGACGTCAACAAGGGAGAGATCAAATGGCAGGTCGCCCATGGCGAAACGCCCGATTTCGTCCGCAACAACCCGGCACTGAAGGGCATGACCATTCCGCGCACCGGCCAATCGACCTATCAGATCGGCACCCTGGTCACCAAGACTCTGGTCATCGCCGGCGAAAACCAGGTCACGACGACGCCCGATCGGCCGCGCGGCGCCATGTTGCGCGCCTATGACAAGAAGACCGGCAAGGAAATGGGGGCGGTATTCATGCCCGGTCCGCAAAGCGGTTCACCGATGACCTATTCGGTCAACGGCAAGCAATATGTCGTCGTTGCCACCAGCGGCGGCACCAGTTCGGGCGAATATGTCGCCTACACGCTGCCCAATACCAAATAGGCCAGTAATGAATGGGAGTGTCGCCTGTGCTGATGCGTAACCTAGCCGCTGTTGCTGCCGTCGCTTTGTCGGCGGGTGCGCTGCACGCCCAGGCGACAACCAAATCGGTGTGGGAGGGGATTTATGCCCCCGAACAGGCCGATCGTGGCCAGGCGCAATATACCCAGCGGTGCGCCGCCTGCCATGGCGTGACGCTGGGTGGCACCGGCGAGGCGCCGGCGCTGACCGGCGGCGAGTTCGTCTCGCACTATGACCAATTGTCGGTCGGCGACCTGTTCGAGCGCGTCCGCACGACGATGCCGCAGAACGACCCCGGCACGCTGACGCGCGACCAATATGCCGATGTCGTGGCGTTCCTGCTCAAATCCAACGGCTTTCCGGCAGGCTCCACCCCGCTCGACAGGCGCACGGAGGTGCTGGCGACCATCGGCATCCAGGCGCAAAAACCGGCGGCGGCACAATCAGGCAAATGACGCGGGCCAACCGCGACCTTGGGGGACTGGAATGACACGAATGATCGCAGCGCTGCTGGCTGGCCTGGCCGCGGCCGCCCTGGCTCCGGCCGGCGCCCGGCAAGCAAGCGGACCGTCCACTTATACGGTCGACAAATTGCCGCCGCCCGGACCGATGGTGCCCGACCCGAACACCTATCCCAATGGCTTCACCGCCGACACGGGGTTCTTCAAGCTGCCGGCCGGTCGCACAATGGGGTCGACAAGCGCCGTCGCCGTCGACAGCAAGGGGCAGGTCTGGGTGGCGGAGCGCTGCGGCGCCAACAGCTGCGCCGGTTCGGCGGTCAACCCGATCATGGTGTTCGACCGCGACGGCAACTTCATCCGGGACTTCGGCGGCGGCCTGACCGTCTTCCCGCACGGCTTCTACATCGATCCGCAGGACAATATCTGGCTTACCGACGCCCGTATCGCCAATGGCGCCGGTGGCCAGGTCCTCAAGTTCAGCCCTGACGGCAAGCTGCTGCTGGCACTTGGCACCAGGGGCGTCGCCGGCACCCGCGGCAACAGCTTTACCGAGCCCAATGCTGTCGTCACGGCAAAGGACGGCACGATCTTCGTCGCCGATGGCCATACCCCCTACAAGGGCATCGCCCGAATCGTGAAGTTCGCGCCCGACGGACGCTATCTTGGTGAATTCGGCACGCCCGGCAAGGATCGCGGCCAGATCGAGGTGCCGCACGCGCTGGCGATCGACAGCAAGGGCCGGCTGTTCGTTGCCGACCGCTGGAACAACCGCGTCTCGATCTTCACCCAGGACGGCAAATTCATCGATGCCTGGACCGGCTTCGGCCGGCCGAGCGGCATCGCCATCGACCGCAACGACATTCTCTATTCCGCCGATTCCGAAAGCCGCACCCCGGTCGGCTACGGCTATAATCCCCGCTGGAAGCGCGGCATCCGTATCGGCAGCGTCCGCGATGGCAAGGTCACCGCCTTCATCCCCGATCCCGAGCCCGATCCCGACAAAGGCGCCACCAGCGGCGCCGAAGGCATCGCCGTCGACGGCGACGGGGTCATCTACGGTGCGCAAGTGAAAGAACGCCAGGTGGCACGCTACACGCGGGCAAAACCGTAACGATCGGCCTTTGCGTCCGTCCCCCGGTCCTCTAGCGTCGGCACGCAGCCGGCTCGACTGCAATCGGGGGTGATGGTGACGGACAACGACAAGGGTGTTTCACGCCGTGCGGCGATGATCGGCGCAGCCGGCCTGACTGCTGCCGCGGTCGTGCCGGTCCGGGCGGCGGCGACGCCGCCATTGGCCGCCGATGACGAGGCCGGCTGGGCGCGGATCGCCGCGCAATATCCGGTCACGCGCGCCATCACCCAGCTGGAAAATGCCTATTGGGGCAGCATGGCGACGCCGGTGCAGGGGGCCCACCGCGCCATCCTTGAAAAGCTCAATCGCGACAACAGCTGGTATGCCAGGCGGGCCATGGTCAAGGACCAGGCGGCGGCGCGGGAGCGCGCCGCGGCGGCGATGGGCGTCGAACCCGAGGAAATGGCCTTCTGCCGCAACGCCGCCGAAGGCTTGTCGGCGCTGATCAGCCAGTTCCGCGACGTCGGCCCCGGTGACCGCATTCTCTATTCCGACACCGATTATGAATCGACGCAGGGCGCCATGGTCTCGCTGGCGCGCAGCCGCGGTGCCGAGGCGGTGAAGATCCGGCTACCGCGGTCCGTCACGCATGACAATGTCATCGCCGCCTATGCCGCGGCCATCGCCGCCACGCCCAAACTCAAACTCGTTCTGCTGACTCATATGAGCCACCGCGCCGGGCTGGTACTGCCCGTCGCCGCGATCGTCCCGCTGGCGCGCGCCAGGGGTGCCCAGGTCATCGTCGACGCGGCGCAGAGCTTTTACCAGTTCGATTTCAAGCTGCCCGACTTCGGCGCCGATTTCGTCGGCATGAACTTTCACAAATGGGTGGGCGCGCCGGTCGGCGTGGCAGGCATCTGGATCCGCAAGGGGCACACCGATGCCATCGCCCCCTCCCCGGCCGAGCCCAATGCACCCGTCACCTCGGTCGAAGCACGGGTCCACCAGGGCACGGTCGATTATGCAGCGCAGCTGACCGTGCCGGCGGCGCTCGATTTCCAGCGGACGATCGGCAATCCGGCCAAGCTGGCGCGGCTGCAATATCTGCGCAACCGCTGGGTCGCGCCGCTGCGTGGGCAGGACGGGCTGGAGATCCTGCTGCCCGACGATGTGCGGCTGCATGGCGCCACGACGTCGTTCCGCATCCGCGGGCGCACCAG is a window from the Polymorphobacter fuscus genome containing:
- a CDS encoding TonB-dependent receptor domain-containing protein; amino-acid sequence: MLHRATRATVSRLALVTTFLTPMAAMAQTPGPAPADPATTPTSTASAQADAPAVDDAIVITGSRIAAAGYTAPTPVTVVGEEIIQRDARATIGDTIRELPAVGASSSPNNTSGAGNIVAGVTGLDTVNLRNLGVTRTLVLFDGQRVVQSNVTGQIDIGTIPTALVQRIDVVTAGASAAWGSDAVSGVVNLVLNKQFDGVRGSIEAGDTSEFDRFNYRAQLAIGKGFNDDRGRIIVAGNFFDAPSNVFANQRSWNRYTQLVNNPAYTASNNEPRLIHADNVNLSGATTGGLIVGGCRAAITATGACPAGGSASPGALLNQQFTGANGQLAAFPITNVSGQVAANAETLQASLNNLAIRYRTTSVFGLLSYDFADWLKVSVQGNYGTTFSRNNSVPFIRIGAQAPLIRVDNPYLPDAVGSQMVASGLTGINVGTTNINNATADTLSYDNFVTNSVGVPVATTDRTLKRGVISLDGDLGSGWSYNAYFQRGEVTVFQQTESNAIVGNFNKAVDAVRNSAGQIVCRVNADANAANDDPACAPLNILGTGVASQAAIRYINVAPGQNFQRQVLAQNVGAVSLQGTLPFGLPAGNIALAVGAEARSEKGTITNDPGAQARLYSVANFPSFAGRYNVKEAFAEVDVPLIKDSFIDALNFNGAIRVTDYSTSGSVTTWKLGGTADINEAIRIRGTVSRDIRAPNLNELFSTGLSTLSSAISPGTGTNVSIFTFASGNADLQPEVARTYSAGVVLRPASRFNISVDYYNINLSGAIVSVGSNEVLSRCNAGETIFCSQLVFAGPIGSNGQPLLSQINTFPENIASLKTSGIDYQADYTMPLFAGSLQMRLLGNYILQLRQEQLGNTYVLDGAIGPDNPGGTGFPKARATFSATYNQDGLSATAQTRFIGAARLVSNWTAKDVDNNRVPPIAYVDLRGSYQINDTIQVFATVDNLLNQAPPNVAASPTQGQTSYYFTPISGIIYDALGRQYRGGVRVKF
- a CDS encoding dihydrodipicolinate synthase family protein is translated as MIETTRRDALGLFGGLAAAGLMGANAVQAAPKLGSAKKTLYWVASVTPCNRRGDFDPGAMADIMAWHKKCGADGVVVLGTSGEFPSFSLKERRFIAETVLKHRNGMNIIVGPGTTNIIETTELARHAQDNGADGLLVIPPFYFNEPPLEGLTDYYKRLFDAVSIPINLYHIPGTSEVSITIDLLNNLKGYNNLAGIKDSSGSPEGYARFVAAFPELNMRCGTNNNLEVALNNGMGTILADGNQFSAKCANIFKAFHAGGDWKAELAKLRTAQRTMRDANLGANTYATMKFILSQEMGGPEMFTRTPMPQLTDAQRASLKAALAKVNAMG
- a CDS encoding PQQ-binding-like beta-propeller repeat protein; protein product: MMQTRNFLVLAALPALLAGTSALAQLNGTAVVRKTGANTVNWPTYNADLAGSRYLPLDQVNADNFKDLEIAWRFKTDMFGSRPEYKLEGTPLAVDGIVYATAGTRRAVVALNAVTGELLWSFSLHEGKRSAESPRALSGRGLSYWSDGNKRRILYTTIGYRLVSLDADTGQPDPEFGENGIVDLKKNWDQEIKDLETGEAGVHSAPAISGNTIIIGAAFREGFTPVNHNNTKGYVRAFDVRTGKRLWTFHTIPKPGEFGYDTWLNNSADVTGNAGVWTQVSIDPDLNLAYLNVESPTSDFFGGQRPGPGLFGNSLVAVDLTTGQRKWHYQLIHHEIWDLDNSSAPLLMDVTVGGKPRKVVGVPSKQGFFYVFDRATGKPVWPINEVKVMQGNVPGEWYSPTQPIPTRPVAYARNGFSENDLIDFTPELRAKAREVVKRYQLGGVYTPPIVSTKDKLGVINNWAQGGTNWPGGSFDPETGVAYVYACGACISSTGLQPGPRGMTNLDFVVGVDGQPVSMIRGPGEGAGADSPAPPPAAGGGANIPRLAVDGLPLVKPPYGAINAIDVNKGEIKWQVAHGETPDFVRNNPALKGMTIPRTGQSTYQIGTLVTKTLVIAGENQVTTTPDRPRGAMLRAYDKKTGKEMGAVFMPGPQSGSPMTYSVNGKQYVVVATSGGTSSGEYVAYTLPNTK
- a CDS encoding c-type cytochrome; this translates as MRNLAAVAAVALSAGALHAQATTKSVWEGIYAPEQADRGQAQYTQRCAACHGVTLGGTGEAPALTGGEFVSHYDQLSVGDLFERVRTTMPQNDPGTLTRDQYADVVAFLLKSNGFPAGSTPLDRRTEVLATIGIQAQKPAAAQSGK
- a CDS encoding peptidyl-alpha-hydroxyglycine alpha-amidating lyase family protein, with the translated sequence MTRMIAALLAGLAAAALAPAGARQASGPSTYTVDKLPPPGPMVPDPNTYPNGFTADTGFFKLPAGRTMGSTSAVAVDSKGQVWVAERCGANSCAGSAVNPIMVFDRDGNFIRDFGGGLTVFPHGFYIDPQDNIWLTDARIANGAGGQVLKFSPDGKLLLALGTRGVAGTRGNSFTEPNAVVTAKDGTIFVADGHTPYKGIARIVKFAPDGRYLGEFGTPGKDRGQIEVPHALAIDSKGRLFVADRWNNRVSIFTQDGKFIDAWTGFGRPSGIAIDRNDILYSADSESRTPVGYGYNPRWKRGIRIGSVRDGKVTAFIPDPEPDPDKGATSGAEGIAVDGDGVIYGAQVKERQVARYTRAKP
- a CDS encoding aminotransferase class V-fold PLP-dependent enzyme: MVTDNDKGVSRRAAMIGAAGLTAAAVVPVRAAATPPLAADDEAGWARIAAQYPVTRAITQLENAYWGSMATPVQGAHRAILEKLNRDNSWYARRAMVKDQAAARERAAAAMGVEPEEMAFCRNAAEGLSALISQFRDVGPGDRILYSDTDYESTQGAMVSLARSRGAEAVKIRLPRSVTHDNVIAAYAAAIAATPKLKLVLLTHMSHRAGLVLPVAAIVPLARARGAQVIVDAAQSFYQFDFKLPDFGADFVGMNFHKWVGAPVGVAGIWIRKGHTDAIAPSPAEPNAPVTSVEARVHQGTVDYAAQLTVPAALDFQRTIGNPAKLARLQYLRNRWVAPLRGQDGLEILLPDDVRLHGATTSFRIRGRTSVADNIAITDALLDRFGIMTVYRSGLSDGACVRVTPSLFTTPAEVDRIVPALRTLASELAR